From the Kitasatospora viridis genome, one window contains:
- the ybaK gene encoding Cys-tRNA(Pro) deacylase, protein MAKKNGAAGGRGTPATVALEKAGVPFTVHGYQHDPAAPSYGGEAAEALGVAPERVFKTLVAEVDGVLTVGVVPVAGQLDLKALAAAVGGKRAAMADPAAAERSSGYVLGGISPLGQRKPLRTVLHEGALAFETVYVSAGRRGLEVELAPADLMRLTSAVSAPIGR, encoded by the coding sequence ATGGCGAAGAAGAACGGCGCGGCGGGTGGCCGGGGCACACCCGCCACGGTGGCGCTGGAGAAGGCGGGCGTGCCGTTCACCGTGCACGGCTACCAGCACGATCCGGCCGCACCCTCGTACGGCGGCGAGGCCGCCGAGGCGCTCGGCGTGGCGCCCGAGCGGGTGTTCAAGACGCTGGTCGCCGAGGTGGACGGGGTCCTCACGGTCGGCGTGGTGCCGGTCGCCGGGCAGCTGGACCTCAAGGCGCTGGCCGCGGCGGTCGGCGGCAAGCGGGCGGCGATGGCCGACCCGGCGGCGGCCGAGCGCAGCAGCGGCTACGTACTCGGCGGGATCTCCCCGCTCGGCCAGCGCAAGCCGCTGCGCACCGTGCTGCACGAGGGCGCGCTGGCTTTCGAGACGGTCTACGTCTCGGCCGGGCGGCGCGGCCTGGAGGTGGAGCTGGCCCCGGCGGACCTGATGCGGCTCACCAGTGCGGTCAGCGCGCCCATCGGACGCTGA
- a CDS encoding ABC transporter permease, whose protein sequence is MTLLSPASPASPTGAQSVAAAPLGPAARLLPALAAVYRAQLARAKVARIPLMFVASFQSIGILVMMRGVVDSGDNPSSRAVVAGSSVLVVAFVALNLLAQYFGKLRATGGLDHYATLPVPAASVVLGAAGAYASFTLPGALVTAGIGAVLFGLPLTHLWVLLAVVPLAGAALSGLGAALGLLAPKQEIATMLGQLGMSAALLLGVLPASHLPQAIRLLRALLPSTYGVDAFADTFAARPDWAAVLGDLGVCAGVGVVSLSLATVAYRRATTR, encoded by the coding sequence GTGACCCTGCTCTCTCCCGCGTCCCCCGCGTCGCCGACCGGCGCGCAGTCGGTCGCCGCGGCCCCGCTCGGCCCCGCCGCCCGGCTGCTGCCCGCGCTGGCCGCCGTCTACCGGGCGCAGCTGGCCCGGGCCAAGGTGGCCCGGATCCCGCTGATGTTCGTCGCCAGCTTCCAGTCGATCGGCATCCTGGTGATGATGCGCGGCGTGGTGGACAGCGGCGACAACCCGTCCTCCCGGGCCGTGGTGGCCGGCTCCAGCGTGTTGGTGGTCGCCTTCGTGGCGCTCAACCTGCTCGCCCAGTACTTCGGCAAGCTGCGCGCCACCGGCGGGCTCGACCACTATGCGACGCTGCCGGTGCCGGCCGCCTCGGTGGTGCTCGGCGCGGCCGGCGCCTACGCCTCGTTCACGCTGCCCGGGGCGCTGGTCACCGCCGGGATCGGCGCGGTGCTGTTCGGACTCCCGCTGACCCACCTGTGGGTGCTGCTGGCCGTGGTGCCGCTGGCCGGGGCGGCGCTCTCCGGACTCGGCGCGGCGCTCGGGCTGCTCGCACCCAAGCAGGAGATCGCCACCATGCTCGGGCAGTTGGGCATGTCCGCCGCGCTGCTGCTCGGCGTGCTCCCGGCCTCGCACCTGCCGCAGGCGATCCGGTTGCTGCGTGCGCTGCTGCCGTCCACCTACGGGGTGGACGCCTTCGCCGACACCTTCGCGGCCCGGCCCGACTGGGCGGCCGTGCTGGGGGACCTGGGCGTGTGTGCCGGGGTCGGGGTGGTGTCGCTCAGCCTGGCCACGGTTGCGTACCGGCGGGCGACGACGCGGTAG
- a CDS encoding LON peptidase substrate-binding domain-containing protein, with translation MTERLPIFPLNAVLYPGLVLPLHVFEERYRRLVADLLAQPEDQPRRFGVLAIKDGREVAPVTESDEPAGPMGGLGTATGDPLEALFHIGCVADLASVNPQPDGRYELLVTGTTRFRLRSVETGGPYLVGEVETLEEQDGSGPGALAGGVERAFRLYQKRLAGARQASLAGEQELPDDPQVLSYLVAAAAVLEIPVKQQLLACPDTASRLSSELELLRRETALLNWLPSVPAVELTRQQFSPN, from the coding sequence GTGACAGAACGGCTGCCGATCTTCCCCCTGAACGCCGTGCTCTACCCCGGCCTGGTGCTGCCGCTCCATGTCTTCGAGGAGCGCTACCGACGCTTGGTCGCCGACCTGCTGGCCCAACCCGAGGACCAGCCGCGGCGGTTCGGAGTGCTGGCGATCAAGGACGGGCGCGAGGTCGCCCCGGTGACGGAAAGTGACGAGCCGGCCGGTCCGATGGGCGGCCTGGGCACCGCCACCGGCGATCCGCTGGAGGCGCTCTTCCACATCGGCTGCGTGGCCGACCTGGCCTCCGTCAATCCGCAGCCGGACGGCCGCTACGAGCTGCTGGTCACCGGCACCACCCGGTTCCGGCTGCGCTCGGTGGAGACCGGCGGCCCCTACCTGGTGGGCGAGGTCGAGACCCTGGAGGAGCAGGACGGCAGCGGCCCGGGCGCACTGGCCGGCGGGGTGGAGCGGGCGTTCCGGCTCTACCAGAAGCGGCTGGCCGGCGCCCGGCAGGCCAGCCTGGCGGGCGAGCAGGAGCTGCCGGACGACCCGCAGGTGCTCTCCTACCTGGTGGCCGCCGCCGCCGTGCTGGAGATCCCGGTCAAGCAGCAGCTGCTCGCCTGCCCCGACACCGCCTCCCGGCTGAGCAGCGAACTGGAGCTGCTGCGCCGGGAGACCGCACTGCTGAACTGGCTGCCGTCGGTGCCGGCCGTGGAGCTGACCCGGCAGCAGTTCAGCCCGAACTGA
- a CDS encoding ABC transporter permease yields MTEPNTFADSEPLPPVPTKPGLLSRLPAELLVAGAIGLPCLALGLLMGAIWYWLAPEVPLVAAAKATQVLYVDPEGEQSAGAVGTFVLIGIAFGLVTSVVAFLMTRRRGGGIAVALSLGISGFLGSLIAVWLGETVGPTSNIAAHAKQLGDGHVFYENLTLPAHGALLAWPITAMVVLLALTAAFGKREQEPALEWAPPFGDGPVGDPWAPPVSGPAGGQVSGPVGDPVGEPVGDGVSGGAPVNGTDASSQGTAPSQAPTGPGAPGAPSSESSGPAASA; encoded by the coding sequence GTGACCGAACCGAACACCTTCGCGGACTCCGAGCCGCTGCCGCCGGTACCCACGAAGCCCGGCCTGCTCTCCCGGCTGCCGGCCGAGCTGCTGGTGGCCGGCGCGATCGGCCTGCCCTGCCTCGCGCTCGGGCTGCTGATGGGGGCGATCTGGTACTGGCTGGCGCCGGAGGTGCCGCTGGTGGCCGCGGCGAAGGCCACCCAGGTGCTCTACGTGGACCCCGAGGGCGAGCAGTCGGCCGGTGCGGTCGGCACCTTCGTGCTGATCGGGATCGCCTTCGGCCTGGTCACCTCGGTCGTCGCGTTCCTGATGACCCGGCGGCGCGGCGGCGGCATCGCGGTGGCGCTCTCGCTGGGGATCAGCGGGTTCCTGGGATCGCTCATCGCGGTCTGGCTGGGCGAGACGGTGGGGCCGACCAGCAACATCGCGGCGCACGCCAAGCAGCTCGGTGACGGGCACGTCTTCTACGAGAACCTCACGCTGCCCGCGCACGGGGCGCTGCTGGCCTGGCCGATCACCGCGATGGTGGTGCTGCTCGCGCTGACGGCGGCGTTCGGCAAGCGGGAGCAGGAGCCGGCGCTGGAGTGGGCGCCGCCGTTCGGGGACGGGCCGGTGGGGGACCCGTGGGCGCCGCCGGTTTCGGGGCCGGCCGGGGGTCAGGTGAGCGGGCCGGTGGGTGATCCGGTTGGTGAGCCGGTTGGTGACGGGGTGTCAGGGGGTGCTCCGGTCAACGGAACTGACGCGTCGTCGCAGGGTACTGCGCCCTCGCAGGCCCCGACCGGTCCGGGGGCGCCGGGGGCGCCGTCTTCGGAGTCGTCCGGGCCGGCTGCGTCCGCCTAG